GTTGGTTTGACAAACCTACCGCTGTTTTTGGAAAAGACAATTCCAAACACAAGAGTAGAACAAGATGTTAAAACAAGACATAAAGATTTTCATGAAGAATTGGTCAATAAATGTAAGCAGTTTGATCTGGAATTGTATCGAAATTTTTCGGTACAATTGGAAAAGAGTGTATTTATTAATCTGGTCGAAGAAATGATAAATGATGggttaaatatttacaataTCAAGCaacttttctttaaatctAATGGATCAGAAGAAGCGTTTGCAATAAGATTTTTTGCCATGTTCATGAATTATTTGTATCAGTATAAGAGAGCAGCAAGGATTAATAATCCACAAAATAATGAGAATTTGAGTAAAGCAACACCAAAAGTGATTTTTGGAATGTACTATGCCAATCTATTtgacaaatataaaaatgattttgaaaaaatgagTAGCAACGAATTACATCATTTGTTAGAGAAACTAACGGCAGAATTGGAAGTGAGCAGTTTGAATATAAGTCAGATGAAGAAGGATGAAGAagcttcaaaaaaaatattgattaATGCTTACTGCGAAAGTTTACAAACCTATAAAGATTTATTGTGCTATAAAGATACACTTGACTACGAATATTTTACCAAGTTCTTCGAACAACAAGGTATATCAAAGGAAATGAGGAAGACCTATGAAGATTATGATAAAGTTATTGACAATATGTTGCGAAATCCCTATGTTGTTTACGAGATCGAATTGTTGATAAAACAGATTTTGCCACTGCCTCTAGCAAATATTAGATGCTTTCCGAATATTTACTAATCGGTATGTTCGgttatttcctttttgctTTGGGCGGATCGTGAAAAGtgattattttgttatagttatttatttatttgtttgtttgtttatttattgaagtttaattttaactttttaagGACACGCTGgaaaagatataaaaaacaatttttggatttgtaacataaataaaatgctagattttttctttttttttttattttccccCTTGATTATTGGTCAACGCATCAGAAAAATAActcaaataatttatttaatatattgaaGATTGTTATGCTAGTGGAATAATATGACTGACACTTTAGAAAAATAGAGACCTTACGTTGGGTAATACTACGGTATCTTAACGTGTTCAGTGACATCTTCATCCGTACATTATAACACCctatcaaataaaatcgtcgtttctttttttttttcttccgttttttttttttttctttttttttttttttcgagCAAATGTAAAACATCtcattttaaaattttaacaatttaaCTTGGTTCAATGTTTTAACGTTAAATGTCATAGTCTTTTCTTAATCCTTatcataaaataatttttgttaggaacaaaaaaaaaaagaaaaagaaatcgATAGTCAAATACAAATGGTTTTAAAATCCACATCAGCTAGTGACATATCAGTATACCAAGTATCAGGTACAAACGTAGCAAGATCACTACCCGATTGGATagctaaaaaaagaaaaagagccttaaaaaatgattttgaaTATCAAAACAGGGTTGATTTAGTTCAAGATTTCGAATTTAGTGAAGcttctaataaaattaaagttaCGCCTGATGGGCAATTTGCTATGGCTACAGGTACGTACAAGCCACAAATCCACGTTTATGACTTCAATAATTTATCGTTAAAATTTGAAAGACATACTGACGCAGAAAatgttgattttttaatactaaGTGATGATTGGACTAAGTCAGTTCATTTGCAAAATGATAGAAGTATTCAGTTCCAAAATAAAGGTGGACTACACTATACTACTAGGATTCCCAAATTTGGCAGATGTTTAAGTTATAACAAGAGTAATTGTGATTTGTATATTGGCGCTTCTGGAGATGAATTGTATAGGTTAAATTTGGAACAAGGTAGATTTTTAAACCCGTTTAAACTGGAAACAGAAGGTGTTAATTGCATTGATATTAATCCAGTGCATGGTTTGATTTCAATAGGCATGGAGAACAACAAAGTTGTTGAATTTTGGGATCCAAGAAGTAGAAGTAGAGTTTCTAAACTGTTTTTAGAAAATCAGTTAGATAATTCACAATTCCAAATAACCGCCACTAGTTTTAGAAAAGATGGATTAAATTTTGCATGTGGTACTTCTAATGGATATAGTTATATCTACGATTTACGTGCCAACAATCCAACCATGATCAAGGATCAGGGCTATGGTTTTGAAAtcaagaaaataatttggCTAGATGACGTAGATACCAGCAGTGGTGATAATATCTTGACTTGTGACAAGAGAATTGCTAAGATTTGGAATAGAAATACTGGTAAAGCTTATGCCAGTATGGAACCTAATGTGGATATAAACGATATTGAACATGTCAAGGGTACTGGCATGTTTTTCACGGCAAATGAGGGGATACCTATGCACACGTATTATATTCCTAACTTGGGTCCTGCTCCTCGTTGGTGTTCATTTTTGGACTCCATAACAGAAGAATTAGAAGAAAAACCAAGCGAATCAGTATATAGTAATTATAGATTTATTACTAGGGAAGATGTCACGAAGTTGAATATCGGCCATCTGGTTGGGTCTAAAGTGTTGAGACCTTATATGCATGGGTTTTTCATCAATACAGAACTATATGATAGGGTGTCCTTGATATCTAATCCAGATTCATTCAAAGACCAAAGAGAAAGGGAAATTAGAAAGAGAATCGAAAAGGAGAGAGAATCCAGAATTAGGACTGGTGGTGCGATTGAGAAACCTAAAGTCAAAGTCAACAAAAACTTGGTTGAAAGATTATCTACGAAACGTGGTAGCAAAGCAGTTACTGAAAATGTATTGAAGGATGACCGTTTCAAGGAAATgtttgaagatgaagatttCCAGGTCGACGAAGATGATTATGACTACAAACAGTTGAACCCAGTAAAATCTGCCAAAGAAACTGAAGAGGGCGCTAAAAAACGTATTAGAGCATTAACCGCTGCGGAAGAATCGGATGAAGAAAGAATAGCAGCAAAAGAGGGACGCAGTGGCAATCACAATTACTCCGATATCGAGGAGGATGGATCAGACGAAGagaaagaggaaaaagaagaaaaagaaaaagcagaaacagagaaaaaaatgtctGAGAGGCAAAAATCACAGATTAAAAAGCAATTAGAAAATATGAACCGCAGAAAAAAACAGAGAGAAGAAAGTGCCAAGTACTTAATGGAAATGAGACCTGGAACTGATCTTAACCAGGAAGAGCAAAACAAAGCCGAAGTTTCATTTGGTAAACAAGTTTCTAAATTAAGAAAGGAACAACTGGATAGCGAAAGAAATGACAATAACACTTTATTCCGCAGAAATCATCGTGGTGAGGCAGAATTAACGTTCATACCTAAAAAACCACAGCCACGGCCTAAACAAAAATCCAAAGATAATGGAGATAATAACAGTGccaatgatgatgatgatgatgatgatggcGATGGTGGAGATAGAAAAGATAATGGAAGATCTAAACAAAGATGGGAAGGTAGGAGAAGAGCTAGTAAAAACGTTTTCCGTGGCATGTAATAACAGAGATACAATGGGGGTTTCTAATAAACgtagtatttttttgatcagGGTTGTTTAtgatattgttaatataaAGGTGTGTATGCACAGTATGCgttattcttttaatttttcttgctAGTAACGAcactgttatttttaaagctCCTGCATGTTTTTAACTTCGGTGCTTATATTCCAAATATCAAACTTTTTGATGACAATTTCAGGatttttttgctattttaTACATATGTATGTGTCATACGCGACTGTGGTGAATAAGTACGTAATATCTATAGATGTCACCTggataatatattatatgtatgtattgtttaaaaaaaaaaaaaaaaaaaaaaaaaaaaaaaaaaaataccattgTTTCGATATAAACTAAAGATATGGGAGGGTAAAGCCAGGTTAGGTAactataaataattaaaacaacaGGTTATAtacgtatatatatataagtgaAAGTACATaaaagaacaagaacaTGCTTATATAGGcgactatatatatacatattgTATCCAATAGTCTGAAGTTTGACGTATTATACAAATCATGTTACGTCTCCGAGAGGATATATGTCAGGAAAAAAGGTTAGCAAACCAACTTGACACTTTATTACttgttttttctatatatttttgaaagatCCTACATTTTGCACGAATTGCAAGAAACATTATTTTCCCTCATAATATGCTTTGTTGTAAAGTGGACTTGGATAGTAGtaacttatttttatgtgaTGACGCCATGTAATAGAGTATCATCGCACAccataaaaaaactaaaaaagtaaaataaagttaataTAAACCACaaaagtatataaacaaaaaagataagTTCATGTTAAGGGGTAATAACTGATTATATAATCttagataaatatatataaaatacaaacaaGCATTGAAGTAAAAAAGCACCACAAAAGTTGTCCAACGACATAGGCGTTCGATAGTAAAATTTGTGTCGTAATATGAAATGCACATACAAACGAACGTTACATCTAACATATAAGAAAAGTCCAGAATAGCAAAGCTACCGTTCCAAAGAAATAACAACTAAAGGACAACAATGAAACACTGGAAAAGGTTAACATAAACATTAGATCTAaatgtgaaaataaatcatatatagaaagatgatttattgtaaaattaattatcaaattattatacgtaaaaatctaaataaaacaagaaattaattaccaTAATCCGAACCCATAATTACTACGACTAGTGATGAGTTATGcttaaaatttttcattgttaAATGGCAACTTGGCCGAGTGGTTAAGGCGAAAGATTAGAATTTTAGTTATAAATTTCCTAAGTATCTTTTGGGCTTTGCCCGCGCAGGTTCGAGTCCTGCAGTTGTcgtatacatatatattttcttttttttttttacttctTCCCCCTTTTtgcactttttttttttttttttttaaattaaacgGATTACtccttttttgtttctaagTGTTTTTCTATAGAAATCTACTTGGCTTTTACAACGAGGACAATGCCCGAATAGCCAACGTCGCTACTAATTTGACTTTAATTgatcataataatactaaaaatagacatagaatttttaatacccaatatacaaaaaagaaaaggaaataaacGTCCAATAACTGGCTAACTACTAGATAATATGggattaaaaaagtttttaaaattgaaaccGCCTGATGAAGATGTTGTAAGCATTAATAGAGAAAAATTGAATGAATTGGGTGTAGCAATCAAGAATCcgaataagaaaaaaagagaaaaatttGCAGCGTATGGTGTTTTTGCTAGAGATaaagggaaagaaaagatatatGCTCCACCAGGGTATGAACAATATGCTCTGAAGTTACAGCAGGAAAAAGATGGTGCTTCAACTTCTGCAGAGGGGGAAGATTTAAATTCATCTCCACTAGATTCTAATGATAagagtaataataatagtagtagtagtactactactactaataatattgaaaatactGGTGGTAGAAGTGGCAACTCTGCCTCTGATCCTTACATGAAAGCACCAAATAAGAGTGATTTTGATCCATatgccaataataattatactAATAATTACAATGAAAACAGTGGAGGTAACAGCAGTAATCCGTATGAAAAAATACCCACATCATCTAACAActttaacaataacaataacaaacCCAAGTATGACAATCGTGGGCGTGGTGCTGCTggttataataattttactGATTTTAACAGTGGTGTAAATTCTGAACCAGTAGATCGTTATTATGCAACTGGTGGTCCATCATCTTCTTTAGGCTCAGGACCATATGATAGTTAtgagaataataaaatgacACCACAACCAGTCAATGGTGGT
This Saccharomycodes ludwigii strain NBRC 1722 chromosome II, whole genome shotgun sequence DNA region includes the following protein-coding sequences:
- the ENP2 gene encoding ribosome biosynthesis protein ENP2 (similar to Saccharomyces cerevisiae YGR145W | ENP2 | Essential Nuclear Protein), with product MVLKSTSASDISVYQVSGTNVARSLPDWIAKKRKRALKNDFEYQNRVDLVQDFEFSEASNKIKVTPDGQFAMATGTYKPQIHVYDFNNLSLKFERHTDAENVDFLILSDDWTKSVHLQNDRSIQFQNKGGLHYTTRIPKFGRCLSYNKSNCDLYIGASGDELYRLNLEQGRFLNPFKLETEGVNCIDINPVHGLISIGMENNKVVEFWDPRSRSRVSKLFLENQLDNSQFQITATSFRKDGLNFACGTSNGYSYIYDLRANNPTMIKDQGYGFEIKKIIWLDDVDTSSGDNILTCDKRIAKIWNRNTGKAYASMEPNVDINDIEHVKGTGMFFTANEGIPMHTYYIPNLGPAPRWCSFLDSITEELEEKPSESVYSNYRFITREDVTKLNIGHLVGSKVLRPYMHGFFINTELYDRVSLISNPDSFKDQREREIRKRIEKERESRIRTGGAIEKPKVKVNKNLVERLSTKRGSKAVTENVLKDDRFKEMFEDEDFQVDEDDYDYKQLNPVKSAKETEEGAKKRIRALTAAEESDEERIAAKEGRSGNHNYSDIEEDGSDEEKEEKEEKEKAETEKKMSERQKSQIKKQLENMNRRKKQREESAKYLMEMRPGTDLNQEEQNKAEVSFGKQVSKLRKEQLDSERNDNNTLFRRNHRGEAELTFIPKKPQPRPKQKSKDNGDNNSANDDDDDDDGDGGDRKDNGRSKQRWEGRRRASKNVFRGM